One Portunus trituberculatus isolate SZX2019 chromosome 43, ASM1759143v1, whole genome shotgun sequence DNA segment encodes these proteins:
- the LOC123518156 gene encoding uncharacterized protein LOC123518156 isoform X1, with the protein MNHSDVKMAWRQASACLSLVVWVCCTNVCVVSAKGKSPVHSKGPISDRLATASDIGNVTAPSSTLPAADTARKILLTTDDGTDSQQEAENSHRHVGSSVKNSSDGEAPVTEAASKRNTSVQGGGSGGDGGVSAIIRGLPPSSSSSSATAEQLRSATSLAGTLALLLISVVIAGALFVMVICFIHKWRENMGTGRYPRVVYSMLRQSEDEPEDVLGEILINIGLAAPGDTRPLTPSSSSSSSRCSPAPADPEMDINDLEGTKFTTIPLRSDEAAKRLMVPEPEESDEELLQ; encoded by the exons ATGAACCATTCCGATGTCAAGATGGCGTGGAGACAGGCGAGTGCGTGTCTCTCCttggttgtgtgggtgtgttgtaccaatgtgtgtgttgtcagtGCCAAGGGCAAGTCTCCGGTGCACTCTAAGGGCCCCATCTCTGACAGACTAGCCACCGCTTCCGATATTGGCAATGTCACAGCTCCCAGTTCCACCCTTCCTGCAGCTGACACAGCTAGGAAGATACTTTTAACGACAGACGACGGCACGGACAGCCAACAGGAGGCGGAAAACTCGCATAGGCACGTGGGCAGCAGTGTCAAGAACAGTAGTGACGGAGAGGCACCTGTCACGGAGGCGGCGAGCAAAAGGAACACAAGTGTGCagggtggtggcagcggtggtgatggtggtgtgtcgGCAATTATAAGGGGATTGCcaccctcgtcctcgtcctcatcaGCCACAGCAGAACAGTTGAGGTCAGCTACTTCCTTAGCAGGCACCTTGGCTTTGCTGCTCATCTCTGTGGTGATCGCCGGCGCGCTGTTCGTCATGGTGATTTGCTTCATTCACAAGTGGAGGGAAAACATGGGTACGGG CCGGTATCCACGGGTGGTGTACTCAATGCTGCGGCAGAGTGAGGATGAGCCCGAGGATGTTCTTGGAGAGATCCTCATCAACATAGGTTTGGCTGCTCCTGGGGACACACGCCCCCTCacaccctcatcctcctcatcatccagTCGCTGCTCCCCTGCACCTGCTGACCCAGAG ATGGACATCAATGATCTGGAAGGGACCAAGTTTACAACCATCCCACTCAGATCAGATGAAGCTGCTAAGAGGCTCATGGTACCAGAACCAGAGGAATCTGATGAG
- the LOC123518156 gene encoding uncharacterized protein LOC123518156 isoform X2 — translation MNHSDVKMAWRQASACLSLVVWVCCTNVCVVSAKGKSPVHSKGPISDRLATASDIGNVTAPSSTLPAADTARKILLTTDDGTDSQQEAENSHRHVGSSVKNSSDGEAPVTEAASKRNTSVQGGGSGGDGGVSAIIRGLPPSSSSSSATAEQLSRYPRVVYSMLRQSEDEPEDVLGEILINIGLAAPGDTRPLTPSSSSSSSRCSPAPADPEMDINDLEGTKFTTIPLRSDEAAKRLMVPEPEESDEELLQ, via the exons ATGAACCATTCCGATGTCAAGATGGCGTGGAGACAGGCGAGTGCGTGTCTCTCCttggttgtgtgggtgtgttgtaccaatgtgtgtgttgtcagtGCCAAGGGCAAGTCTCCGGTGCACTCTAAGGGCCCCATCTCTGACAGACTAGCCACCGCTTCCGATATTGGCAATGTCACAGCTCCCAGTTCCACCCTTCCTGCAGCTGACACAGCTAGGAAGATACTTTTAACGACAGACGACGGCACGGACAGCCAACAGGAGGCGGAAAACTCGCATAGGCACGTGGGCAGCAGTGTCAAGAACAGTAGTGACGGAGAGGCACCTGTCACGGAGGCGGCGAGCAAAAGGAACACAAGTGTGCagggtggtggcagcggtggtgatggtggtgtgtcgGCAATTATAAGGGGATTGCcaccctcgtcctcgtcctcatcaGCCACAGCAGAACAGTTGAG CCGGTATCCACGGGTGGTGTACTCAATGCTGCGGCAGAGTGAGGATGAGCCCGAGGATGTTCTTGGAGAGATCCTCATCAACATAGGTTTGGCTGCTCCTGGGGACACACGCCCCCTCacaccctcatcctcctcatcatccagTCGCTGCTCCCCTGCACCTGCTGACCCAGAG ATGGACATCAATGATCTGGAAGGGACCAAGTTTACAACCATCCCACTCAGATCAGATGAAGCTGCTAAGAGGCTCATGGTACCAGAACCAGAGGAATCTGATGAG